Proteins from a single region of Helicobacter pylori:
- a CDS encoding SRPBCC domain-containing protein, with product MITMNAIQWPKKWIPGETDNFVSNEVIVKGLDFNKVVQHLRDASHWEKYYKNSGNVHVYHQDNTILKDKTRFCFETFGFLIEAQVEEFELKDTILRLAWRGWNEAKGDEYLEAYHAWLVEKLDNDRVRILTQETQLGVPAKALAKSVPNAMLNGHQVWLDGLVAYSR from the coding sequence ATGATAACGATGAATGCGATTCAATGGCCTAAGAAATGGATACCAGGAGAGACTGATAATTTTGTGTCCAATGAAGTCATTGTCAAAGGTTTGGATTTTAATAAAGTGGTACAGCATTTAAGAGATGCATCCCATTGGGAAAAGTATTACAAAAATTCAGGGAATGTTCATGTGTATCATCAAGACAATACCATTCTTAAAGACAAGACTCGTTTTTGTTTTGAAACTTTTGGCTTTCTCATTGAAGCGCAAGTGGAAGAGTTTGAATTGAAAGACACCATACTGCGTTTGGCTTGGAGAGGTTGGAATGAAGCTAAAGGCGATGAGTATCTTGAAGCCTATCACGCATGGCTAGTTGAAAAATTAGATAATGATCGTGTGCGTATTCTAACCCAAGAAACTCAGTTAGGAGTCCCTGCTAAAGCTTTAGCGAAATCTGTGCCTAATGCGATGCTAAATGGCCATCAAGTTTGGTTAGATGGTTTAGTGGCGTATTCACGCTAA
- a CDS encoding NAD(P)H-dependent oxidoreductase — protein MKKVLIINGAKAFGSSGGKLNETLTDHAKKTLESLGLEVDTTIVDKGYEHAQEVEKFFNADATIWQMPGWWMGEPWIVKKYIDEVFTLGHGKLYASDGRSSQNPTKNYGKGGLMQGKKYMLSLTWNAPIEAFNDPSEFFEGVGVDVVYLHLHKAFQFLGLSALPTFICNDVMKNPQVEQYLNSLTTHLRQAFGK, from the coding sequence ATGAAAAAAGTACTCATCATTAATGGAGCCAAAGCGTTCGGGAGCTCTGGGGGGAAACTCAATGAAACCTTGACTGATCATGCAAAAAAGACTCTAGAGTCTTTGGGGCTAGAAGTGGATACAACGATCGTGGATAAGGGCTATGAACACGCTCAAGAAGTGGAGAAATTCTTTAACGCAGATGCGACGATTTGGCAAATGCCTGGCTGGTGGATGGGAGAGCCTTGGATTGTGAAAAAATACATTGATGAAGTCTTTACTTTAGGGCATGGGAAGCTTTATGCTAGCGATGGCAGAAGTTCGCAAAACCCCACTAAAAACTACGGGAAAGGGGGCTTGATGCAAGGCAAAAAATACATGTTGAGCTTGACTTGGAACGCTCCCATTGAAGCCTTTAACGATCCTAGTGAATTTTTTGAAGGGGTGGGTGTGGATGTTGTGTATTTGCATTTGCATAAAGCGTTCCAATTTTTAGGGCTTTCAGCGTTGCCTACTTTTATTTGTAATGATGTGATGAAAAACCCCCAAGTGGAGCAGTATCTTAACTCTCTCACCACGCATTTGCGCCAAGCTTTTGGCAAGTGA
- a CDS encoding nickel-dependent hydrogenase large subunit, with product MSKKIVVDPITRIEGHLRIEVIVDDDNVITDAFSSSTLFRGLETIIKGRDPRDAGFIAQRICGVCTYSHYKAGITAVENALGITPPLNAQLVRSLMNMALLFHDHVVHFYTLHGLDWCDIMSALKADPIQAAKLSFKYSPYPINTGAPELKAVQKRLSDFAKGGSLGPFNNGYYGHKTYRLSPEQNLIVLSHYLKLLEIQREAAKMTAIFGAKQPHPQSLTVGGVTSVMDILDPTRLAEWKSKFEVVAHFINHAYYPDLVMAGEMFANEPSVIKGCGLRNFIAYEEVLLGRDKYLLSSGVVLDGDISKLHPIDESLIKEEVTHSWYQYEDTKEVQLHPYDGQTNPHYTGLKDGESVGIENKIIPAKVLDTQNKYSWIKSPRYDSKPMEVGPLSSVVVGLAAKNPYVTEVATKFLKDTKLPLEALFSTLGRTAARCIEAKTIADNGLLAFDALVENLKSDQSTCAPYHIDKNQEYKGRYIGQVPRGMLSHWVRIKNGVVENYQAVVPSTWNAGPRDSKNQRGAYEMSLIGTKIADLTQPLEIIRTIHSFDPCIACSVHVMDFKGQSLNEFKVEPNFTKF from the coding sequence ATGTCAAAAAAAATCGTAGTCGATCCTATCACTAGGATTGAGGGGCATTTAAGGATTGAAGTGATCGTAGATGATGATAATGTGATCACTGATGCGTTTTCTTCTTCTACGCTTTTTAGAGGGCTAGAAACGATCATTAAAGGCAGAGATCCACGAGATGCAGGCTTTATCGCTCAAAGGATTTGTGGGGTATGCACTTATTCGCATTATAAAGCCGGTATCACGGCGGTAGAAAACGCTCTAGGCATCACCCCCCCATTAAACGCGCAATTGGTGCGATCTTTGATGAACATGGCGTTGCTTTTTCATGATCATGTGGTGCATTTCTATACTTTGCATGGGCTTGATTGGTGCGATATTATGAGCGCTTTAAAAGCCGATCCCATTCAAGCGGCAAAACTTTCTTTCAAATACAGCCCTTATCCTATCAATACCGGTGCGCCTGAATTAAAAGCGGTTCAAAAACGCTTGAGCGATTTCGCTAAAGGTGGATCGTTAGGGCCTTTTAATAACGGCTATTATGGGCATAAAACCTATCGTTTAAGCCCAGAACAAAATTTAATCGTCTTAAGCCACTACCTCAAGCTTTTAGAAATCCAAAGGGAAGCGGCGAAAATGACCGCTATTTTTGGGGCCAAACAGCCTCACCCACAAAGCCTAACGGTGGGGGGTGTTACGAGCGTTATGGATATATTGGATCCGACAAGATTGGCTGAATGGAAGAGCAAGTTTGAAGTGGTGGCTCATTTTATCAACCATGCTTACTACCCAGATTTGGTGATGGCGGGCGAAATGTTCGCTAATGAGCCGTCCGTTATTAAAGGCTGTGGCTTAAGGAATTTTATCGCTTATGAAGAAGTGTTGCTTGGGAGGGATAAATACCTTTTGAGTAGTGGGGTGGTGCTTGATGGCGATATTTCCAAACTGCACCCCATTGATGAGAGTTTGATTAAAGAAGAAGTTACGCATTCTTGGTATCAATACGAAGACACTAAAGAAGTGCAACTCCACCCTTATGACGGGCAAACTAACCCACATTATACCGGTTTAAAAGACGGCGAGAGCGTGGGGATTGAAAATAAAATCATTCCTGCTAAAGTGCTTGACACTCAAAATAAATATTCCTGGATAAAATCGCCCAGATACGATAGTAAGCCCATGGAAGTAGGCCCTTTAAGTTCTGTAGTGGTAGGTTTAGCGGCGAAAAACCCTTATGTTACTGAAGTGGCTACTAAGTTTTTAAAAGACACTAAACTGCCTTTAGAAGCGTTGTTTTCAACGCTTGGGCGCACGGCTGCAAGGTGTATTGAAGCTAAGACAATCGCTGATAATGGCCTTTTGGCGTTTGATGCGTTAGTGGAAAACCTAAAAAGCGATCAAAGCACTTGCGCTCCTTATCACATTGATAAAAATCAAGAATATAAAGGGCGCTACATTGGTCAAGTGCCAAGGGGCATGCTAAGCCATTGGGTGCGTATTAAAAACGGCGTGGTGGAAAATTATCAAGCGGTGGTGCCTTCTACTTGGAATGCAGGGCCTAGAGATTCTAAAAATCAAAGGGGGGCTTATGAAATGAGCTTGATTGGCACTAAAATCGCTGATTTAACCCAGCCTTTAGAAATCATTAGGACTATCCATTCTTTTGACCCATGCATCGCATGCTCAGTGCATGTGATGGATTTTAAAGGGCAGTCTTTAAACGAGTTTAAAGTAGAGCCTAATTTCACTAAATTTTAA
- a CDS encoding hydrogenase 1 small subunit, with product MFYDEKKTYQKIEERLEIVSSFNAHNEHKNLQDEFKGAGISRRDLLKWAGMMSATLALPASFAPLTLKAVEVANRLPVIWLHMAECTGCSESLLRSADPTIDSIIFDYINLEYHETIMVASGFQAEKSLHDAIEKHKNNYILMVEGGIPQGTEYFLTQGPNAETGAEECRKAAQYAAAIFAIGTCSSFGGVQAAYPNPSNAQPLHKIIDKPVINVPGCPPSEKNIVGNVLYYLMFGALPKLDAYNRPSWAYGNRIHDLCERRGHFDAGEFVEHFGDENAKRGFCLYKMGCKGPYTFNNCSKLRFNSHTSWPIGAGHGCIGCSEPNFWDTMSPFEEPLANRSIKTAFDGLGADKVADKVGTTLLSATAIGIVAHALLSKAIKNKE from the coding sequence ATGTTCTACGATGAAAAAAAGACTTATCAAAAGATTGAAGAACGCCTTGAGATAGTCAGCTCGTTTAACGCTCATAACGAGCATAAAAACTTGCAAGACGAGTTTAAGGGTGCTGGCATTTCCAGGCGTGATTTATTGAAATGGGCGGGCATGATGAGCGCGACTTTAGCCTTGCCGGCTAGTTTTGCTCCCTTGACTTTAAAAGCGGTAGAAGTGGCTAATAGGTTGCCTGTGATTTGGTTGCACATGGCAGAATGCACCGGCTGCAGCGAGAGCTTGTTAAGGAGTGCAGACCCCACCATTGATAGCATCATTTTTGATTACATCAACCTAGAATACCATGAGACCATCATGGTAGCGAGCGGTTTTCAGGCTGAAAAAAGCTTGCATGACGCCATAGAAAAGCATAAAAACAATTACATTTTAATGGTAGAGGGCGGTATCCCCCAAGGCACCGAATACTTCCTCACTCAAGGTCCAAACGCTGAAACGGGGGCTGAAGAGTGCAGGAAAGCCGCTCAATACGCAGCCGCTATTTTTGCCATAGGCACATGCTCCAGTTTTGGGGGCGTTCAAGCGGCTTACCCTAACCCCTCTAACGCGCAACCCTTACACAAAATCATTGATAAACCCGTAATCAATGTTCCCGGTTGCCCGCCTAGTGAAAAAAATATCGTGGGCAATGTGCTTTATTACTTGATGTTTGGGGCTCTCCCTAAATTGGATGCGTATAACCGCCCCTCTTGGGCTTATGGGAACAGGATCCATGATTTGTGCGAAAGGCGAGGGCATTTTGATGCGGGCGAATTTGTGGAGCATTTTGGCGATGAAAACGCTAAAAGGGGCTTTTGTTTGTATAAAATGGGCTGTAAAGGGCCTTACACTTTCAACAATTGCTCCAAACTCCGCTTCAATTCACACACCTCTTGGCCCATAGGCGCAGGGCATGGGTGCATAGGGTGTTCTGAGCCTAATTTTTGGGATACGATGAGTCCTTTTGAAGAGCCTTTGGCGAATCGCTCCATTAAAACCGCTTTTGATGGCTTAGGGGCTGATAAAGTGGCCGATAAAGTCGGCACAACTTTGCTTAGTGCAACCGCTATTGGGATTGTTGCGCATGCGCTCCTTTCTAAAGCGATCAAAAACAAAGAGTAA
- the queC gene encoding 7-cyano-7-deazaguanine synthase QueC: MEQEICVIGFSGGQDSTTLAVWAKKRFKKVCLVGFDYAQKHSVELECAQKIASLLQLPYEIIPLDFLENITHSALFKNSNDLIGHSHAQNKDLPNSFVPNRNAIFITLLHSYAQKLGASNIALGVSQADFSGYPDCKEDFIKSIEHALNLGSNTAIKIVTPLMFLNKAQEFQMAKDLGALDLIIKETHTCYQGERKILHAYGYGCDKCPACQLRKKGFEEFQAKALFQ; this comes from the coding sequence ATGGAACAAGAAATTTGCGTGATCGGTTTTAGTGGCGGGCAAGATAGCACCACTTTAGCCGTATGGGCGAAAAAGCGTTTTAAAAAAGTCTGTTTAGTGGGGTTTGATTACGCGCAAAAACACTCTGTGGAATTAGAATGCGCTCAAAAAATCGCTTCTCTTTTACAACTCCCTTATGAAATCATCCCATTAGATTTTTTAGAGAATATCACCCACTCCGCGCTTTTTAAAAACTCTAACGATTTAATAGGGCATTCGCATGCGCAAAATAAAGATTTACCCAATTCTTTTGTGCCTAATCGTAACGCTATTTTTATCACCCTTTTGCATTCTTATGCGCAAAAACTAGGGGCTAGCAACATCGCTTTAGGGGTTTCGCAAGCGGATTTTAGCGGCTATCCGGATTGTAAAGAAGATTTTATTAAAAGCATCGAGCATGCCCTAAATTTAGGCTCAAACACAGCGATTAAAATCGTAACGCCTCTAATGTTTTTAAATAAAGCACAAGAATTTCAAATGGCTAAAGATTTAGGGGCTTTGGATCTAATCATCAAAGAAACGCACACCTGCTATCAAGGAGAGCGAAAGATTTTGCATGCTTATGGCTATGGCTGCGATAAATGCCCAGCATGCCAATTGAGAAAAAAAGGCTTTGAAGAGTTTCAAGCTAAGGCTTTGTTTCAATAA
- the cybH gene encoding Ni/Fe-hydrogenase, b-type cytochrome subunit — MDKMNKVVLHKEYSGFVRFFHWVRALSIFTLIATGFYIAYPFLQPNSSFYKGVYLLQAYVRSFHVMFGFLLISALIFRTYLFFTKESLMERRSFSQLLSPKAWIDQMKAYFLISGKTHTKGAYNPIQLVAYFTLVVLIVLMSLSGIVLYYNVYHAGLGAFLANAFKWFEALCGGLANVRFIHHLATWGFILFVPVHVYMVFFHSIRYDSSGADSMINGYGYTKE, encoded by the coding sequence ATGGATAAAATGAATAAGGTCGTTTTACACAAAGAGTATTCGGGTTTTGTGCGCTTTTTCCATTGGGTTAGGGCTTTGAGTATTTTTACTTTAATCGCTACAGGTTTTTACATCGCTTACCCTTTTTTGCAGCCTAATTCCAGCTTTTATAAAGGGGTGTATCTTTTACAAGCTTATGTGCGCTCTTTTCATGTCATGTTTGGGTTTTTACTCATTAGCGCATTAATCTTTAGAACCTATCTTTTTTTCACTAAAGAAAGCTTAATGGAACGCAGGAGTTTCAGCCAACTTTTAAGCCCAAAAGCATGGATAGATCAGATGAAAGCGTATTTTCTTATCAGCGGCAAAACCCACACTAAAGGAGCGTATAACCCTATCCAACTCGTGGCTTATTTCACTTTGGTTGTTTTGATCGTATTGATGAGTTTGAGCGGGATAGTGCTGTATTATAATGTCTATCATGCGGGGCTTGGGGCGTTTTTAGCAAACGCTTTTAAGTGGTTTGAAGCGCTTTGTGGGGGGTTAGCGAATGTGCGTTTTATCCACCACTTAGCGACTTGGGGGTTTATTTTGTTTGTCCCTGTGCATGTTTATATGGTGTTTTTCCATTCTATCCGGTATGATAGTTCAGGGGCGGATTCTATGATTAATGGCTATGGTTATACCAAAGAATGA
- a CDS encoding CCA tRNA nucleotidyltransferase has protein sequence MFELEKELKELFDIYEKSPYELYLVGGCVRDCLMGITPKDYDLTSNALVNESKELLLKHDFRVLETGIKHGTITALKNHQSYEITTFRIEKGHIKHRKPKELVFSTHLTDDLKRRDFSMNAIAYSPTKGIIDPFKGQNAIENQTIECVGEARLRFFEDALRILRSLRFSATLGFKIAASTKRAVFACKDLLKHLSKERLQSELNKLLMGKNAYEVAKEYQEILELVIQEKIENLGFLKNAPLNLELRLLGFFKHQKSLENLRYPKKTIVLFSKAKECHKAFLNIHDKTELKFLLKNYDLDPFNLALDFYALKNHKHALKIKGLLKEIFDSNEPFKKEHLAIKGGALQSLGYQHQKIGEILNACLDLVIANPKNNALEWLIEWVKGNYLPNDVINHSPIGRKN, from the coding sequence GTGTTTGAGTTAGAAAAAGAATTAAAAGAATTGTTTGACATTTATGAAAAATCCCCTTATGAGCTTTACTTGGTAGGGGGGTGCGTGCGCGATTGTTTGATGGGCATTACCCCAAAAGATTACGATTTAACTTCAAACGCTTTAGTCAATGAAAGTAAAGAGCTTCTTTTAAAGCACGATTTTAGGGTTCTAGAAACCGGTATCAAACATGGCACGATCACGGCTCTTAAGAACCATCAGAGCTATGAAATCACAACTTTTAGAATTGAAAAGGGGCATATCAAACACCGAAAGCCTAAAGAATTGGTTTTTAGCACTCATCTAACAGACGATTTAAAGCGGCGCGATTTTAGCATGAATGCGATCGCTTATAGCCCTACAAAAGGGATTATCGATCCTTTTAAAGGGCAGAATGCGATTGAAAATCAAACGATTGAATGTGTGGGGGAAGCGCGATTGAGGTTTTTTGAAGACGCTTTAAGGATTTTAAGATCGCTGCGATTTAGTGCGACTTTAGGCTTTAAGATAGCAGCAAGCACCAAAAGAGCGGTTTTTGCGTGTAAGGATTTGTTAAAACACCTTTCTAAAGAACGCTTACAAAGCGAGTTGAATAAGCTTCTTATGGGGAAAAACGCCTATGAAGTGGCTAAAGAATATCAAGAAATTTTGGAGTTGGTTATTCAAGAAAAAATAGAAAATTTAGGGTTTTTAAAAAACGCGCCTTTGAATCTGGAATTAAGATTATTGGGGTTTTTTAAGCATCAAAAAAGTTTAGAAAATTTACGCTACCCTAAAAAAACGATCGTTTTATTTTCCAAAGCCAAAGAATGTCATAAAGCTTTTTTAAATATTCATGACAAAACAGAGTTAAAATTTTTATTGAAAAACTACGATTTAGATCCTTTTAATTTGGCTTTAGATTTTTATGCGCTCAAAAACCACAAACACGCTTTAAAAATTAAAGGCTTGTTAAAAGAAATCTTTGATTCTAACGAGCCTTTTAAAAAAGAACATTTAGCCATTAAGGGCGGTGCGCTTCAAAGTTTGGGTTATCAGCACCAAAAAATCGGTGAAATTTTAAACGCATGCTTAGATTTAGTCATCGCTAACCCTAAAAATAACGCTTTAGAATGGCTGATTGAATGGGTTAAGGGTAATTATTTACCTAATGATGTTATAAACCATTCGCCAATAGGCAGAAAAAATTAA
- the hydD gene encoding hydrogenase biosynthesis protein HydD, whose translation MSQKILILGIGNILFGDEGIGVHLAHYLKKNFSFFPSVDIVDGGTMAQQLIPLITSYEKVLILDCVSAKGVEIGSVYAFDFKDAPKEITWAGSAHEVEMLHTLRLTEFLGDLPKTFIVGLVPFVIGSETTFKLSSEMLNALETALKAIETRLNAWGVKMQRTDHIALDCIAELSYKGF comes from the coding sequence ATGAGTCAAAAAATCCTAATTTTAGGCATTGGAAATATCCTTTTTGGCGATGAAGGGATTGGGGTGCATCTAGCCCACTACCTCAAAAAGAATTTTTCTTTTTTCCCTAGCGTGGATATTGTGGATGGGGGGACTATGGCTCAGCAACTCATTCCTTTAATCACTTCGTATGAAAAGGTCTTGATTTTAGATTGCGTGAGCGCTAAAGGCGTTGAGATAGGATCAGTTTATGCCTTTGATTTTAAGGACGCTCCTAAAGAAATCACATGGGCTGGGAGCGCGCATGAAGTGGAGATGCTGCACACTTTAAGGCTCACGGAGTTTTTAGGGGATTTGCCTAAAACTTTTATCGTAGGGCTTGTGCCTTTTGTGATAGGGAGCGAGACCACTTTCAAGCTCTCAAGCGAAATGTTAAACGCTTTAGAAACAGCCTTAAAAGCCATAGAAACCCGACTCAACGCATGGGGGGTTAAAATGCAACGCACCGATCATATCGCCCTAGATTGTATCGCTGAACTCTCTTATAAGGGTTTTTGA
- a CDS encoding protein hydE has protein sequence MAFVFLFKCVNEKISLIFTPLLEQMAFHLQARFYSIYKDNTTSFYLQASAEITLEFAQKLSEILPFSLDFSFLSLKEITEPLDENLFQTTSLSKPLFMNAKEHQDFLDKNSSLYANALGFIKNTAFKGDVIHSPKELIDCLTQLKGMLKTQDFIPIFTSRGALSLSLKNPSPSVIFSDLSSVLTCTKLPLEDAKYLASLEKPSIKAPLKSVFKDTFKNDEIIAQLPFDPILNLLCHILQDEGIEFVFMHESRSCEALLHYEALFKTPKRLITPTKKFVLENNFSTLPFKDELEFLSATPNSIVLYFSFKHPTRLLLHANGSLKTLLSVSFDFNQIFNLLKQDEKASRMLQNYATKFPNFYARILELSKYQLGGANLLDFFRILGFVLGYSEDFCAQSVISLAKECLRPKGPRIDYKILKDDSFKMALNFSKVMHSAMSFRLAGVENEILSLGILDSLAEFLGNFIWDNAQNFSVQEVTIAGGFFGEKVFLDLFVQYFPKTLTLKTHAFLDYE, from the coding sequence TTGGCGTTTGTTTTTCTTTTTAAATGCGTTAATGAAAAAATAAGCCTAATTTTTACGCCCCTTTTAGAGCAAATGGCATTCCATTTGCAAGCGCGTTTTTATAGCATTTATAAGGATAATACCACTTCTTTCTACCTCCAAGCGAGCGCTGAGATCACTTTAGAGTTCGCGCAAAAATTAAGCGAAATTCTGCCCTTTTCTTTAGATTTTAGCTTTTTGTCTTTAAAAGAAATCACAGAGCCTTTAGATGAAAATCTTTTCCAAACAACAAGCCTTTCAAAGCCCCTTTTTATGAACGCTAAAGAGCATCAAGATTTTTTAGACAAAAATTCATCTTTGTATGCCAATGCGTTAGGTTTTATCAAAAACACCGCTTTTAAAGGAGATGTGATCCATAGCCCTAAAGAGCTTATAGATTGCTTAACCCAATTAAAAGGCATGCTCAAAACACAAGATTTTATCCCTATTTTCACTTCTAGAGGGGCATTATCCCTTTCTTTAAAAAATCCCTCTCCAAGCGTTATTTTTAGCGATCTTTCTAGCGTTTTAACCTGCACTAAATTGCCTTTAGAGGACGCTAAATATTTAGCCAGTTTGGAAAAACCCTCTATCAAAGCCCCATTAAAAAGCGTGTTTAAGGACACTTTTAAAAACGATGAAATCATAGCCCAACTACCCTTTGACCCCATATTGAATTTATTGTGCCATATTTTACAAGATGAGGGGATAGAATTTGTTTTTATGCATGAAAGCCGTTCTTGTGAAGCGCTGTTGCATTATGAAGCGCTTTTTAAAACCCCTAAACGCTTGATCACGCCCACTAAAAAATTCGTGCTAGAAAACAATTTTTCTACCCTTCCCTTTAAAGATGAACTAGAGTTTTTAAGCGCAACCCCCAATTCTATCGTTTTGTATTTTAGTTTCAAGCACCCTACAAGGTTGTTATTACATGCTAATGGTTCTTTAAAAACGCTCTTAAGCGTTAGTTTTGATTTCAATCAAATATTTAACCTCCTCAAACAAGATGAAAAAGCCTCTAGAATGCTACAAAACTACGCTACTAAATTCCCTAATTTTTACGCGCGCATTTTAGAGCTTTCTAAATACCAGCTAGGGGGCGCGAATTTATTGGATTTTTTTCGCATTTTAGGGTTTGTTTTGGGTTATAGCGAGGATTTTTGCGCTCAAAGCGTTATTTCTTTGGCTAAAGAATGCTTACGCCCTAAAGGCCCTAGGATTGATTATAAAATCCTTAAAGACGATTCTTTTAAAATGGCTTTAAACTTTTCAAAAGTCATGCATAGCGCGATGAGTTTCAGGCTCGCAGGCGTGGAAAATGAAATCTTGAGTCTGGGGATTTTGGACTCTTTAGCGGAGTTTTTAGGGAATTTCATTTGGGATAACGCACAGAATTTTAGCGTTCAAGAAGTAACGATCGCTGGGGGTTTCTTTGGCGAAAAAGTGTTTTTGGATTTGTTTGTGCAATATTTCCCTAAAACCCTAACCCTTAAAACGCATGCGTTTTTGGATTATGAATAA
- the oipA gene encoding outer inflammatory protein OipA produces MKKALLLSLFLSFWLHAERNGFYLGLNFAEGSYIQGQGSIGEKASAENALNQAINNAKNSLFPTTQNTKAIRDAQNALNAVKDSNKIASRFAGNGGSGGIFNELSLGYKYFLGKKRIIGFRHSLFFGYQLGGVGSVPGSGLIAFLPYGFNTDLLINWTNDKRVSQEYVERRVKGLSIFYKDMTGRTLDANTLKRASRHVIRKSSGLVIGMDIGASTWFASNNLTPFNQVKSRTIFQLQGKFGVRFSSDEYDIDRYGDEIYLGGSSVELGVKVPAFKVNYYSDNYGDKLDYKRVVSVYLNYTYTFRRKH; encoded by the coding sequence ATGAAAAAAGCTCTCTTACTCTCTCTCTTTCTCTCGTTTTGGCTCCACGCTGAAAGGAACGGATTTTATTTAGGTTTGAATTTTGCAGAAGGAAGCTATATTCAAGGACAAGGCAGCATCGGCGAAAAAGCTTCAGCAGAAAACGCCTTAAATCAAGCGATCAATAACGCAAAAAATTCATTATTCCCTACAACACAAAACACAAAAGCCATAAGAGATGCACAAAACGCCTTAAATGCAGTGAAAGATTCAAACAAAATCGCTAGCCGATTCGCAGGAAATGGCGGGTCGGGCGGTATTTTCAATGAACTCAGCTTGGGGTATAAATATTTTTTGGGTAAAAAAAGGATTATAGGGTTTAGGCACTCTCTTTTTTTCGGTTACCAACTTGGTGGTGTTGGTTCTGTTCCTGGCAGCGGTTTAATAGCTTTTTTACCCTATGGTTTCAATACGGATTTACTCATTAATTGGACTAACGATAAACGAGTGTCCCAAGAATATGTTGAACGAAGGGTAAAAGGGCTCTCTATATTTTACAAAGATATGACCGGCAGAACGCTAGACGCTAACACATTAAAAAGAGCATCAAGGCATGTAATCAGAAAATCTTCAGGACTTGTAATTGGCATGGATATAGGGGCTAGCACTTGGTTTGCAAGTAACAATCTCACCCCTTTCAATCAAGTCAAGAGCCGCACGATTTTTCAGTTACAAGGGAAATTTGGCGTTCGTTTTAGTAGTGATGAATACGATATTGATCGCTATGGTGATGAAATCTATCTTGGAGGTTCTAGTGTTGAATTAGGGGTTAAAGTGCCAGCGTTTAAAGTCAATTACTATAGCGATAATTATGGGGATAAATTGGATTATAAAAGAGTGGTGAGCGTTTATCTTAACTATACATATACTTTTAGACGCAAACATTAA